attgtctgtctgtgcattccatgctttgtttaaattgcattatgataattctgttgattctgcgAATCTTTCAACGATTTGGAAAAGGCTTGTAATGTtctgttgtcaatatgaattgttatgggaaatgagaatttccacttgtggcaTATAGGAtagctccttcacatttatacctactttAGTTAAGCTTTTATTTTTTAGACttggtcatcatggtcttggtggcATCCATAGCTATTAGGTGTGAATTGTCGGTATTTAGGGATTCACAACCATATTAGTACATTGATTGAAAGAAGGAGTTTGTTCCATATACATGTATGTTTACTTCAGTGACTAAGTCACTATTTAATATTTCGGAAAAACTTGTATTGTTTTTCAactcttgcttatgattacttagaagttaaatattaattattcccactttcagtttcagagacatatcTGAGTTGCGCAGTGAAAGCTCCGAGAAGTTGACTTCGTTAGCTGATTATATtttgatatgtttattatgttgtatattttaattgtaaaccaaatgactattatatatgtatcatttgagagaagatcttgtatatatatttctgagcggggttagttttgggtcaagttttatagcagatttttTTATCGAatatttaagtaaatgatttagattcttggtgcctctttatttagttaatctcttggattagtctgctgctagcttagggggtgcTACAAAGTTGGTagcagagctcactattagatcttatttgggaaacaataggaatagccagtgccagttagtgaactagattagcttagaactgggttgggtttgtgagataaatcttaatcactaaaagtaatcattaattaaaagaattatttgaatgactgatttgtttgtttggttttttgTGTATGtattgaagtaaaaattgtaggataCACCAATAGttttagctaataaggatttgagaataattattCTTAAAAGCATGAACACGTAGACAATCTAATACTATAGAAATAGTGAAATTTGTATTATTGATAGAACTTGTAAATCACATGGAAATATACTGAACACATTGACTTACGAAGAGTAAACAAACTAATTACATAAAATTTTAATAATACTTTTGAGACTCAATAATATttctaagagtagttagaatcatAGTTGACCATCAATATTAATAACAAAAATATTATAGtagtaattatagatgataataaaagtaataatattTTTAACATAGTAATGTTAGTATATACCAATTAGTATCACATTAAACTTAACTTAACAAAAATCTCAATAAggatatataacgataaaaaaAAGGACGATAATTATGGTTNNNNNNNNNNNNNNNNNNNNNNNNNNNNNNNNNNNNNNNNNNNNNNNNNNNNNNNNNNNNNNNNNNNNNNNNNNNNNNNNNNNNNNNNNNNNNNNNNNNNNNNNNNNNNNNNNNNNNNNNNNNNNNNNNNNNNNNNNNNNNNNNNNNNNNNNNNNNNNNNNNNNNNNNNNNNNNNNNNNNNNNNNNNNNNNNNNNNNNNNNNNNNNNNNNNNNNNNNAAATTGGTAGAAATTAAATTAGTACTATATCGAGTATAACTTAAATTAAAATTcattaacaaatatataacgATAAGATAATTATTAGAAATACATAGTTATGGAAAATTGTTAGTGCTTATCTACGGTTAAGTTATGCAAAGTTAATTAATAACAAATTAGAATCATATATATATTACGTTTAAACCAGATAGTTAATATATGACTTATCAGATAGAATTAAGAACGTGAGGTCATATAATGCATAAAGTAAAGACTAAACCTGTTAACGTTATACCCAAATTATCTTTAGTTCAATAAATAATTCACTAACTTATACACATGAAGTGATATTCACAGTACCTGAATGCTTAGTAGAAAATTAGATTTAAAGGAGAATAAATTTGNNNNNNNNNNATATTACTATCAAATAACTATGAAAAATTGTTAGCGGTTATTTACTATATATCAGGTCACATAATGAATAAACAAATAGATACAACGTTATATAGTAACGTTGGGATAATAATTATAACATTCAGTTATTCTTTAATAGTACATGAATTTAAAAATTATTTAGTTATAATAATATAGTTTCGTCTGAAACTAAAATTTGATcgcattaaaataaataaataaataataataataataataatagtgacATTTGAATAATGGTTACAACATTAAGTTATTCTTAAATAGTAAATGAATTTAAAAATTATATAGGGAATTACAGCAAAGCTAAAAAAAATATCAGATATCGAAGTGAGATTACTTATAATGGTGACTAAATTCAGATGACTAGTTTAAAATGAcgtgaactatttatatattttatgaaGTAAATATATAAGACTAAcaccaattacgataaaagtttagagactaattaatttaacaaattaatacttagttaatccagcactggggaatagcgaggttggtaattctgatgtgttcaggtgatacttgttacgtagtGGGCATTTTCAGGCGTCATGAACTTAGACAGAGCAACTGCATTCTGGTATCACTAGGAACATAAGGGAGACTTTCTTCTATTAGTAGAccgatagatcccaaattttaacttagaaactttattatagagtATCTTCTCTCGTAAATAGAACCAATAATTTATTGAAATGGAAATAGTCAATTGAacttagagccacaaatttttagttgtagaaagccatataggtttgtgtttaGTTTTATGTTGATTGCAATTCGACAAGAGAtgggattattctataaggtggggagtttttgaagacttcAAGAATGGAtttattttcgaggacgaaaatgaataaggtggggagaatgtaaggacccttaagctcgtcaacgctattagactggtcaagagacgtcttagccgataatgactcgattagtttaacacgaacgttaattcatAGAAATTAACCTTACAACGAtttagttatgaaactagtactgttagatagatatcgaaaagttatgcgagattgactactcgaacgtgtcgttCCGATACCGGATGAAGATAATTTATCAATTTGTTTCGAAGGGTAAAATAATAATCTGGATATTACCCTCTTGGGTGCACGTGTCAAAGCAAATGGGTGTGTcaccaaatttggtcggcctCATCCATACCTAATTTGGATatcttatttctttttcttcttactttctcgttcttctctttccttcttcttcttcttctcctctgttCGTCTTTTGTCGAGAATTTGAGAATCAAAGTTGAGGTTCTTGAGATCGGATCAAGAGTAGAAAGATCAGGGAAGGGTTGCTGTTAGTGATGATTGTGTTGTGGTAGGTTCTGATGTTAAAAGAAGTGACGAATCAGAGAAGAGGGTTTTTCTGAGAATTGAATTAGGATGCGAATTGGTGATGATATAGTGTTGTTGGAGGAAGAATAATAACTGGGTTGTGATTCAATTGAAGATGTGTAGATGTTTTTGAGGATGAATCAAGtaagttagggtttctggattTGAAATTAGATTTGTATAGAACTGATGGTGATGATTTCGAGTTCATAATGGATGACAATCGAATGGGTTGATGTTGTATTAATGATAAGAAGTTGTTCTGAAGACGAATTGATGAATCAAAGAGCTGGGGTTTCTGTGAATTCATTGGAGTTCGATTTAAGTGATGATTAGGAAGAATTATTGGATGGGTCTGGTCGATTTGAGGACTTGAATTAATGGTTTGATCAGAAGTGAGGGTTTGAGGATTATTCGGGGTTTTCACAATTGATGTTTTTGCATCTGAtcagaaaagaaaggaggaaacAACTTCAGTGATGATTTTAATTGAAGACCCAGGGTTCATGGATTGAATTTCAAGTGAAGAAGATTCCTAAGATGTGTATGAGGTAAATCTTCTTAACCAATTTAAGTATTTGTTATGTATATAATTTGGAGTTGGTATAATTAAAATGGGATAATgagaatgttgttgttgttgttgttgggtaATGGTTGGTAGAGAACATGAAAGATTGGGACTGATAGTGATTCATTTGAATTGTATATACTGGTTTTATGGTGTAGTGAAGTCTGGTGGTGTAGATATGTGGCAAGTTGGAAGAATAGTTGATAATGATGCTGCTATAGCGGAGTTTCAATGGTTGTGTTTTGAAAGAAGTTTGGATGTTTGTCGTTGCAGCTGTGAAGATTGTGATTATGAAGTTATGGTAATTGAGATTGGTAATAGTGACTGTTGGGGTGAATTGCAGGGAGATGGAATTAGATGAATGAATGTGAGGAAGATGTTGTTGAAGTTAACTGTGGTGGTGCTGTAAGGTGCAAGAGTATGTGTAGATGAATAGTGTTCTATATTAGTGTTTTTGTATGGAGTTGCAGCTCATGGAATTGGTGGAGGAATGTTATCTGAGTAGCTGGTGGAGGTTTAAATTCTGTCTTTTTAAATTCTGTCTTGTTGTCGgatttaagtttttctttttcaattgatatgtcTGGTTCACAATCTAGGGATAATCTCATATTGGTTGACACCAATATCTCAAATCAGTTGGAAGAGATAAGGGTAACCAACATCATAGAGTATCATGTGTAATCTTTCTCCTATCAatctaacagggggttagtcgtgggagagttcgagagattttaatgtatttaggttttctcctgttagtcttgagggagtttgagggagtctctccaaatctccgttagtcgtgggggagtttagaggagtctcctaaactctctagaaaacacctgttagtcgctgtggagtttaaaaaaagctcttgaactccctattagtcataaaaccctacaatactagggagttggttgttttggggagttcgaaggattttttagtgtattttgttctcacaacaaatctctcaaaagagtagagatttgggaaagAGTTTGGtacgtagaaaaccataggagaaagaagaggaaacgtttttttccaggtatgttttttttcttctttgatctccatgattgtttataatagtttgatttgtgtattattttgattgtttttcatatctttgatctccatgattgtttatttgattgtgtgtatagttttttttttgtgggtactctctctctgtcaaaaccctaatttgtggttcaaaagatcttggtaagaaattgcatgatttgattataatgatatctttaaattcaaccgttggaatatgatgaaatttgagtatgtcgtagtttaccttgttatagaagtacagtaaaattttcacgcggatcatgtcacgtttgctactgcaaagcttgcacaacatatgactatggtctgctgagtttaaatcccggtcgaggaagaggaagatagtcatccatcaacgcttgtaaatgacgatgaaattttgacacaacaaactcaagaacaacaacgtcaagaagctaatgcatggagaaagagtatagcggatgatatgtgggaaaatgttcgtgaacaaagggagttagaattgtatggagaccgttaaattgaagggaaaaaaattatctcgttgcacaaaataacatactattgatacagagatatgatcattttcatttatttttttcttttgattaaagatcaatgttatttgcaaataagggtttattgtttcttaaaagagaatgagttaggagtgaactctctcaagctcccccaaactccctctaataaactgtctcaaactccctacactcccccaaactccttgaactcaaaaacacaaaactctctcaaacttcctacactctctcaaaatccccgagatttaaaatacactcaactcccccgaaatcactcgaggactaaccccctgtaagtaattttcaaaaaaaaaaagatcccaTCAAAGGCTGGTTGTGCCCAGTTGGGTATGACTGAAATCTTAATAAGCTCTCCACCAGGAGCCAGCGGTTCAGGCTAAGGCAGTTGGGGAACCTTGCCGGCACCACCACCACCGGTGGCTGGTACAGGcttaataaaaaaacaaaactggGGCTCTTAATAAGGAATGTTTTCGAATTCTATAGAaagtgaaaagaaaaaggaaagtccGTGTCTATAAAAATAGGGGATATACTAGCTATAGTTCTCTCTGCATGAAcatctctcctttttttttaccATAGCTACGCATAATCCAATGACTAGTTTCAAAGCCATGCAcgattatgatgatgataatgatggacCTATAATCTCCAAGAGAAggaaaacaacaacatcatctaATGTCGACAGCAAGCATGAATATGATTCAAAGATGATGACAACAACAACATCTGACAGCGGCATGGTGGTGTCCCCGTCTGTACTGCCATCGGGGTCTAATAAATCAAAGCAATCGCAGGTTGGAGGAGATTCCAGATTTCCTTATACTGTGGAAGAAAATTCCAAATTGATGGACGAAGATAAAATGAATTTGACGTCATTGTTCCAGTTGCCGTCGTCTAGTGACAGTATTAAGCAAGTCTCTGAAACAGCAAACACAGATGACCAAGATGATGAAGAGGACAACCTTACGCTCATCGAGAGAAAGGAAAAACTTGAAGAGGACAACCTTACGCTCGCCGAGAGAAAGGAAAAACTTGAAGCTGCTTCTGCATTGGGTAGGATATCCAAAACTAAAATAGCAGCAAAAAAGGTGACTTCTTCTTCACTCAAGTGTGcatcaaagaaaataataaagagcaGGTCTAAGTCGACGAATTTACACCTCAATTCTGGTGCCGGAAAGAAATGGACTACTTTTGCACACAACGGTATTGTATTACCACCTCCATACAAGCCGCACGGAGTGAAGATGCTCTACAATGGAGAACAGGTTGAATTGACTCCCGAACAGGAGGAGGTTGCGACCATGTTTGCAGTCATGAAAGACACGGAGTTTGCTGCGAAACCAAAGTTTATAGAAAACTTCATGAATGATTGGAGAGTCATACTTGGGAAAGAACACGTTATCAAAAAATTCCATCTGTGTGATTTCACTCCAATCTACGATTGGCATCAGaatgagaaagacaagaaaaaacAGTTGAGCGCACTAGTAAGTTTGTAGATTACATCACAGTTGAGTTTTAGTATTTCCGGCATGCATCTAATTGTTGATTCCTGAACAATATATCTGACGAATATGATGACATGCAGGAAAGAAAAGCCTTGAAAGAAGAAAAGCTGAAGGAGGATGAGAGGTACATGTGGGCTTTTGTCGATGGCAAAAAAGAGAAGGTATGTCTATGCGGATTTCACTAGTAGTAGATTCCCAGTAAATTGTTTTTCATGTCTTTGTTTATGCATTTCTGTGGGTTTTATTTGACATAATAATTATGACAGGTTGGAAATTTTAGAGTCGAACCACCAGGGCTTTTCCGCGGCCGTGGGGAGCATCCTAAGATGGGAAAGCTGAAACGTAGAATTCGTCCAGACGAGATTACAATAAATATAGGAAAAGGTGAACCTGTTCCAGAATGTCCAATCCCTAATGAAAGGTGGAAAGAAGTGAAGCATGACAATACTGTTACCTGGTTAGCATTTTGGAAAAATCCAATTGATCCGAAAGCATTCAAGTACGTCTTTTTAGACGATACTAGCTCATGGAAAGGCCAAAGTGACAAGGACAAATATGAGAAAGCAAGGCTACTCAAGGTAATAAATCGAACACCAGTAGCTAGTTTACAGCTTGTCATGTTTTATCTTGAAGTCTGGAGCAATACTAATTgctatgtttcttcatatatgtCGGTTGCAGGACTACATACTCGATATAAGAGCAAATTATAGAAAGGACTTTAGGAACAAAGATCTAATGAAGCAACAAATTTCCGTGGCTGCTTACCTTATTGATATGTTGGCCCTCAGGGCCGGGAACGAGAAGgatgacgatgaagctgacacaGTTGGTTGTTGTACATTGAAAGTTGAGAATGTCAGCTTAGTGCCTCAGACAAACAAGTTAGAGATCAACTTCCTTGGAAAAGATTCGATTAAATATGAAAACACTGTTGAAGTCGACCCTCTTGTTTATAAAGCAATTGGAGAGTTTAAAAAGGGTAAGCATTTCTTTTCCAATCTAAATGTTGTGTGTTAATTTTCTTTACCATTTCATGTTCGGATCGAGCCTTACGATGATTCTACTCTTTGTTCATAGGAAAAAATACCGGCGAGGAGCTTTTTGATAAGCTAGATACATATAAACTCAATGCTCATCTCAAGGAGCTCATGCCGGGCCTCACAGCAAAAGTTTTCCGCACATACAATGCATCTATCACTTTGGATAAGCTGCTGAACAGTGAAATCATGAATCGCAATGTTGCAGAAAAAGTTGTTGTTTATAATCGTGCAAACAAAGAGGTTGCTAAGTTATGTAATCACCAACGATCCGAGCCAAAGTCGCATGGCGCACAAATGCTAAAGTTAAGAGACAATATTGTTAAGTTGAAGGGTGTATTAGATGGACTGGAAACCAATTTGCACAGGGTGAGAAAAGGGAAAGCTCCACTGCAGCTGGATGCTGATGATGGGAAACCAAAGAAGAATTTTACCCCCGAAATGTATGGCGGGTTTTCTCTTATGTTAACTTATTACTATTTTGAGCTGAATGCACAATGATGTTGTTGTCTCATGTATGTTGCTATTGAATTTCAGATTGCAGAGGAAGATTAAGCTGACACTTGACAAGATTGAGAAGACCGAACGGGATATGGATTTAAAGAAGGAACTAAAAACTACTGCGTTAGGCACATCTAAGACTAATTATCTTGATCCTAGAATTTCAGTTGCTTGGTGTAAGCGCCATGAAGTCCCAATTGAGAAGGTAAAGGTTCAATATTGCATCTAATTGGATGGTTGGCTCTTTATaatcctttctttctttcttaaatcTGATGCCGTTGTCATTCTCTTTTCGGCAGATATTCAACAAGTCGCTTCTGGCAAAGTTTGCTTGGGCAATGGATGTTGATccaagcttcagattttgatcCGTTGCCTGAGTTTTAATTGTATCAGGAGGATGAGGCTACAACTCTTGTTTATGAGCCTATGCCTACCTTCATATATGAACAGCAACAATTACCTTTATCTATGAACACTTCAACAGTTTCTGTTACAGAAGTCTGAGAATCTTGTTTCAACAAGGAGTGTGTGTATATCTGAAGCCACAGCGACTTAGTTGTTGCTATCGCTTGATGAAGGTTGAGGAGCATCAGTTAGATCCTCCAATTCCTCTGCCTGACCATCAACTTCTGCCACGTCTTGTTCTTCTTCTGGGTCGTGTGGTTCCCAATCATCTGCATTTTGTGCATCATCATCCTCTTGTgcgttttcctcttcttcttcatcatcatcattctcttGTTCGTtttcttcctcatcatcatcctcatcctcatcctcatcaccCTCTTGTgcgttttcttcttcatcatcatcatcattctcaTCACCCTCATCaccctcatcatcctcatcaccctCGTCATCCTCATCaccctcatcatcctcatcataggCTAATTTAGCAAGAGAATTCAAACGCATAGCTTCCCATGCTCCCCTTATCAGACCCTTGGTGTCATCATTGATCTGATCTTCATGAATGGTCAAGAGAGATGCCACTTCAGCATATAGCGtgttccaattgatgatctcCATTGCAACTAGTTGCTGCATCCAAATTAGAACTATTAGCAGGGGATTATGAAGAAGGCTAGGTTCGCTAGATGAAGAAATGTCTATAGATTCAGAGGACTTACATCAGAGGTTAAATGACTTGTTTTGAATCGGCATATCATAGTTGCTGCATCGATGATTTCATCTTCTGTAGGCTCAAGAAGGCTAGGTTCGCCAGCTCTTTGCAGCAGAAGATCGTACAGAGTGTCAACGAGAACATCCTGCAATAAATTAAGAAGTATAATAAACATCACTGACAATGTAACGTATCTTAGTAGAGTTGCAAAATCCATACTACAACCAAAATAAACACAGAAACAGTTGCAGATGTTTGATAGATCATGTAACATTCTCCATCAATATATAGGGTGAAAGAACATTCTAAACCCGTAAACAGTCTATCACACTAAACCAAAATCAAAGTCATTTAAAAACTCAATGCCATAATAGAGTATCACATGTGGGGTAGTGTATATCCATTTTTACATGCTGCCTTCAACAATCTAAAACTACGAACAGTTTGAATGGTAACTCCAGAATCCAATTCAACCTATCACACTAAACCCAAATCAACCCCATCCTTTTCATTTAGAACAACTTAAACAGCTTCATGACTATATAACGAAATAAAATTGAGATTTATAAAATTGATTTTCCTTGAATTTGTATCAAATTATATCAAAACAGGATCCGCTTAGTTCATCTCCAACTGACTGAAGTAAGATTAAACAAAACGAATTAAGAACAACTacgaaactaaaatatgacataCAAATTCAGTGTCTCTCTGCCTAGGATGCCACTGAAATGCTTCAGTGTCTGTCTCTGTACCTGGGATGCGATTGACATATGCTACTCTAACAATAATAAATGGCCTGACTGTCTACAACCATAATAGAACATGTTGGTCAGCTTGAACAACGAACGGTTACTCAATTCCTTCAGCTTGAGATGGTTATCCTTATTTCAAGCATTCTTTCCAGCAAGCCTATATGATTTAAGGTTATATTGAATTCAGTCTTCCCCCGATGCAAACTACAGGTCATGTATTTAGTAGACAGAAACAACATTATTCATTCTAGTCTCCTGTTGGCGTGGGTGTTCCTTTGCGTTTTACTTACCCACACCCTAAAATATTTCAACCAAATGAAACAACTACCATATGTAAATACTAACTCCCTACAAATCATCAGAATTAAAAATTCAACCTATCCATCTATCTACATTATACATGACAATACTCTTTTTCCATCATCAGTGACACAAATCAAACGTAATAACTAGCTATTTTTTTACATATTTGGCTACTTTAGATATACCGGAGGCAGCACTCAGGTCAAGGTACTATCGATATGTCAAGACCCTCAATAAACAGTTTGGAAAATCCAGAGAGGATGTCAAGAGAACACATTAAAGCAAAAAGCGTTGTCAAGCAATCTACATACCTTTTTCGAGGAAATCCACATGTTCCCTCCAAATAAAGTGGCAAATTGACACAGTTCTCTCTTTGTATGCCTGTGAAGCTTTTTTTTGGTACTCTCCTCGTCATCATTTACTGACTTCCATTTAACTAGTACTTCACTCCTATGTTTCGATAAAAAATCGCACTATGAAAAAAACAAATTTACTAAATTAGATGTGATTAACAAACAAATTACCAGACAGAAGGTTTTGTTTTAGGTTTACCTTTCCTTTCCTTCCAAGAAGAGTTTCATAGAAAGATTCTGTGGTCCTTAAGTCCTTAGGTCCCAAATCTATGAACAATGTCATTCGTACAGATACAAGGATTCATTAGAATCATGTTGTGATTTTAATATAATTTTAAACCTATCAAATCATCACCATTCACAGTAACAACATCAATCACAACATAATCTTAAACAGAAACCTGAAAACTAAACCCAAAATTGAGAATAACCGGAAAACATCGAAACTTTTTTCTTACTTCGATTACCATCACCAGCTCCTACAACAGCATTCGCAACTTGAACTCCGGCGACATCTTCATCCCCGATTACTTCTTCTGCTCCAGGAGGGATTTGCTCTTCGTTTTCCATCGACTTCAAGACTCTGCTTCTGAATTTCTGATTCAAAATTGAATTCAACTTCTTTTGGAAAGACTCAATTTCCTCGTGTAATATATGACCATGCTTGGTATGTAAAACTTCGACTCCCGTTCACTTTAGCAGTTGAGCTTACGTGTCATGTGTATAAGAGGAGTGTACAAATGactgtaaattttattttttccttctgaaaGTGACCTCTTACAGTACAAAGTAAACATAGTGTAACAACAGCGGGTGAAAACTGCAGTCACACCCGTCCAtctattttttggattttttttagtGTCAAACCCACCGTCTGAAAAGTTTACGGGTGCATTCATTTATTCAGAAAAACTATTAGGAGACTCAATTTTTTAGAATTAGAAAAAGATACGGAGATATTTAAACAAAGCAGAAAGATTGGTTAAGAAATCGAAACAGAGCTGAAAACagtggggtaccaaaatacaccaccaactttttcgtaggcaatctgtatggacaaactcaacagaactccgagagtaaaaactcaatcaagaaaaatatccagagttatatctctctcacttgttGTTAGAAAGTCTACAGAACTGAATCCataaacctaactacaaagagagatCTTGGACcgttccaaagaccaatattcaaggatcaatcaagtcttatccaactaacaaggttggacctagctactgtgattgatcaacggacaacctgtgatatttcaattgtaaagataaacaatataaagcggaaaaagaaataacacagacaccagaaattttgttaacgaggaaaccacaaatgcagaaaaaccactggacctagtccagattgaacaccaaactgtattaagccgctacagacactagcctaccaccaattaacttcggtatggaatgtagttgagccctacaAGGAAATCCTCCgaacagtcgcgctccttacgcctcttgaatctcgcaagactccgaGCAATTGATTCCCGTAGATGATCTtagccacaactaagagttgcttcaacctcaattGAAGAATTTAACCTAactctgcctcccacagattaagcctataattgatttcatgatttacgatctaaacggatgatcagatcaaacgaaagatccatgtgatggaaatcgatagaaacttgacaaaagtctggctatcctcaaaattcggacttatACAACCAGAAGTGCAGCCTAGATAAACGAAGCttaatatgatactaattgataaatgctaactgttagagcatagctcggtcaacctcgcatgcgtttctatctcaagcatgtttgtcaatgttagtgatcgaaactataagtcttgatttctagtctattatagcttagtctcggactaggatagaaaagtgtagttgagctcaaggacttcatcgcgattcatcatacaacgacgaagatctactcaaggaaccgtgg
This genomic stretch from Papaver somniferum cultivar HN1 chromosome 5, ASM357369v1, whole genome shotgun sequence harbors:
- the LOC113278814 gene encoding DNA topoisomerase 1 alpha-like; translated protein: MTSFKAMHDYDDDNDGPIISKRRKTTTSSNVDSKHEYDSKMMTTTTSDSGMVVSPSVLPSGSNKSKQSQVGGDSRFPYTVEENSKLMDEDKMNLTSLFQLPSSSDSIKQVSETANTDDQDDEEDNLTLIERKEKLEEDNLTLAERKEKLEAASALGRISKTKIAAKKVTSSSLKCASKKIIKSRSKSTNLHLNSGAGKKWTTFAHNGIVLPPPYKPHGVKMLYNGEQVELTPEQEEVATMFAVMKDTEFAAKPKFIENFMNDWRVILGKEHVIKKFHLCDFTPIYDWHQNEKDKKKQLSALERKALKEEKLKEDERYMWAFVDGKKEKVGNFRVEPPGLFRGRGEHPKMGKLKRRIRPDEITINIGKGEPVPECPIPNERWKEVKHDNTVTWLAFWKNPIDPKAFKYVFLDDTSSWKGQSDKDKYEKARLLKDYILDIRANYRKDFRNKDLMKQQISVAAYLIDMLALRAGNEKDDDEADTVGCCTLKVENVSLVPQTNKLEINFLGKDSIKYENTVEVDPLVYKAIGEFKKGKNTGEELFDKLDTYKLNAHLKELMPGLTAKVFRTYNASITLDKLLNSEIMNRNVAEKVVVYNRANKEVAKLCNHQRSEPKSHGAQMLKLRDNIVKLKGVLDGLETNLHRVRKGKAPLQLDADDGKPKKNFTPEILQRKIKLTLDKIEKTERDMDLKKELKTTALGTSKTNYLDPRISVAWCKRHEVPIEKIFNKSLLAKFAWAMDVDPSFRF